A single genomic interval of Terriglobus albidus harbors:
- the preA gene encoding NAD-dependent dihydropyrimidine dehydrogenase subunit PreA — MASLKTTFAGIECINPFWLASAPPTNCGEQVMRAFDAGWGGAVWKTIGEPITNVSSRYSSVDWAGQRMMGLNNIELISDRPIEINLAEIAEVKRRYPKHVVIASLMVESRRDVWHEMVKRAEDAGSDGLELNFGCPHGMSERGMGSAVGQVPEYAQMITEWVKEVARTPVLVKLTPNITDIRVVARAAKQGGADALSAINTINSITGIDLDTFTPRPNVDGKSSHGGYCGPAVKPIALNMVQSVMADPASVLPMSAIGGIGTWRDAAEFLLVGAGTVQVCTAVMHYGYRIVEDMIDGLSQWMDEKGFASLDDFRGLSLPRVTEWKHLNLNYKIVAQIDESLCIGCDLCHIACWDGAHQCIHTDRVTGPVDGHVEVHRKPMEAVHATMSSIAVTRIPKMDPPAVSHGHYKAPLARIPRVDETECVGCNLCSLVCPVEDCITMKEVPGGLAPETWEERTAKLGIVEQC, encoded by the coding sequence ATGGCTAGCCTGAAGACGACCTTTGCCGGTATCGAGTGCATCAATCCTTTCTGGCTGGCGAGTGCTCCGCCAACCAACTGTGGCGAACAGGTTATGCGTGCCTTTGACGCCGGTTGGGGAGGAGCAGTCTGGAAGACGATCGGTGAGCCGATCACCAATGTCAGCTCGCGTTACAGCTCTGTCGACTGGGCAGGGCAGCGCATGATGGGCCTGAACAATATCGAGCTCATCAGCGACCGGCCCATTGAGATCAACCTGGCGGAGATCGCCGAGGTGAAGCGCCGGTATCCAAAACACGTCGTCATCGCTTCGCTGATGGTGGAGTCGCGCCGCGATGTCTGGCACGAAATGGTGAAGCGAGCCGAAGATGCCGGCTCTGATGGCCTGGAACTGAACTTTGGATGTCCCCATGGGATGAGCGAACGCGGCATGGGATCGGCGGTCGGGCAGGTTCCGGAATACGCGCAGATGATCACCGAGTGGGTGAAGGAGGTCGCGCGTACGCCGGTGCTGGTGAAGCTGACGCCGAACATCACCGATATCCGCGTGGTAGCGCGCGCAGCAAAACAGGGCGGGGCCGATGCGCTCTCTGCGATTAACACCATCAACTCCATCACCGGCATTGATCTGGATACCTTCACACCACGGCCGAACGTGGACGGTAAGAGCTCGCATGGAGGCTACTGCGGTCCGGCGGTAAAACCCATTGCGCTGAACATGGTGCAGTCGGTGATGGCCGACCCGGCTTCAGTGCTGCCGATGAGCGCCATTGGAGGAATCGGCACCTGGCGCGATGCGGCGGAGTTCCTGCTGGTGGGAGCGGGTACGGTGCAGGTCTGCACCGCGGTGATGCACTACGGCTACCGCATTGTCGAAGACATGATCGACGGCCTGTCGCAGTGGATGGATGAGAAGGGCTTTGCCTCGCTCGACGACTTCCGTGGCCTAAGCCTGCCACGGGTGACCGAGTGGAAACACCTGAACCTCAACTATAAGATCGTTGCGCAGATCGATGAGTCACTGTGTATTGGGTGCGACCTCTGCCACATCGCCTGTTGGGACGGAGCGCACCAGTGCATCCACACGGACCGGGTGACCGGGCCGGTGGATGGGCACGTTGAAGTGCATCGCAAGCCCATGGAAGCCGTCCATGCCACCATGAGCTCAATCGCAGTGACCCGCATCCCGAAGATGGATCCGCCGGCGGTCTCGCACGGGCACTATAAGGCGCCGCTTGCCAGGATTCCCCGTGTGGACGAGACCGAGTGTGTCGGATGTAACCTGTGTTCACTAGTTTGTCCGGTTGAAGATTGCATCACCATGAAGGAAGTCCCAGGAGGTCTTGCTCCAGAGACATGGGAAGAGCGGACCGCGAAGCTGGGGATCGTTGAACAATGCTGA
- a CDS encoding FAD-dependent oxidoreductase — MGTAFTPHAGITARFPELKPALTPQAAMVEANRCLNCFDAPCTAACPTHIDVPRFIKKIATGNIAGSARSILEANVLAGSCARVCPVEVLCEGSCVMHHRAEKPIMIGRLQRYAMDNFYGRGLQIPVRERPELPLRVACIGGGPASLACAAELRQAGVQVTVFDKRDLAGGLNTYGVAEYKQRVSESLREVEAIQSMGVEILQREIGLEDFEALEQEFDAIFLGVGLGEMHRLRIPGGEAGVMDALDLIAGYKTGEILSIGRTVAVIGCGNTAIDAAVASKRLGADEVHIVYRRGPEEMSAFGFEYEHALQEGVKFLWWRQPIALEAGTLLCAATAINEAGELVVGEMRTELAAEVVVPAIGQSPLAEWLSSVKGIQFAKGRVVVDRATGATSHAKYFAGGDCVNGGREVVDAVADGKRAARGITAALGVMEVAHG; from the coding sequence TTGGGCACCGCATTCACTCCGCACGCCGGTATTACAGCTCGTTTTCCGGAGCTGAAGCCTGCATTGACGCCACAGGCAGCAATGGTGGAAGCCAACCGCTGCCTGAACTGCTTTGACGCGCCTTGTACCGCTGCCTGCCCCACACACATCGACGTTCCGCGCTTCATCAAGAAGATCGCCACCGGCAATATCGCCGGCTCAGCCCGCAGCATTCTTGAAGCCAATGTGCTGGCCGGAAGCTGTGCTCGCGTGTGTCCGGTCGAGGTGCTTTGTGAAGGCTCCTGCGTTATGCATCACCGCGCTGAGAAGCCGATTATGATCGGCCGGCTGCAGCGCTATGCCATGGACAACTTTTATGGACGCGGCCTTCAGATTCCTGTTCGCGAGCGGCCTGAGTTGCCACTGCGAGTCGCCTGCATCGGCGGTGGCCCTGCGAGCCTGGCCTGTGCCGCCGAGCTTCGTCAGGCCGGCGTTCAAGTAACGGTCTTCGATAAGCGCGATCTCGCCGGAGGTCTGAATACCTATGGCGTCGCGGAGTACAAACAGCGGGTCAGCGAATCGCTGCGCGAGGTAGAGGCGATTCAATCCATGGGCGTGGAGATCCTGCAACGTGAGATCGGGCTCGAAGATTTTGAAGCCCTGGAACAGGAGTTCGACGCGATCTTTCTCGGTGTCGGGCTTGGAGAGATGCACCGGCTTCGCATTCCCGGTGGAGAGGCCGGTGTGATGGATGCCCTGGACCTCATCGCCGGATACAAGACCGGAGAGATCCTTTCTATCGGCCGCACCGTGGCTGTCATCGGCTGCGGCAATACCGCGATTGACGCGGCCGTGGCTTCCAAACGGCTTGGCGCTGACGAGGTTCACATCGTCTATCGACGCGGGCCGGAGGAGATGTCCGCTTTCGGCTTCGAATATGAACACGCTCTGCAAGAGGGCGTGAAGTTCCTGTGGTGGAGGCAGCCCATTGCACTGGAGGCAGGCACGCTGCTTTGCGCCGCGACAGCGATCAATGAGGCTGGAGAACTCGTCGTCGGCGAAATGCGAACCGAGCTTGCCGCCGAAGTCGTAGTGCCGGCGATCGGCCAGTCTCCGCTCGCGGAATGGCTGTCTTCGGTGAAAGGAATCCAGTTCGCCAAAGGACGTGTTGTGGTGGACCGCGCCACCGGCGCCACCAGCCATGCGAAGTACTTCGCCGGCGGCGACTGCGTAAACGGCGGACGCGAAGTGGTGGATGCGGTCGCCGATGGCAAGAGAGCCGCACGTGGCATCACGGCAGCTCTGGGAGTAATGGAGGTGGCTCATGGCTAG
- a CDS encoding acyl-CoA desaturase gives MGRAAQGGKINWITSIFMGAFHVGAIAALFCFSWKNLAAFVVLYFLAINVGIGMCYHRLLTHRGYKVPKWLEYCLTICGTLALEGGPIFWVATHRVHHQLSDHEGDPHTPHDGTWWAHAGWIISGRTLHTHTAMLARYAPDLTKDRFQVFMSKYHWLSIATAAAICYAIGGWSMVLWGIFLRTVLGLHSTWLVNSATHLWGSRRFETRDDSRNNWWVALLTGGEGWHNNHHAHPVSARHGLRWYEFDINYYGIWVLEKLGLAKKVLIAQWDPQDPRPAGS, from the coding sequence ATGGGCCGCGCTGCCCAGGGTGGAAAGATCAATTGGATCACGTCCATCTTCATGGGCGCGTTCCATGTGGGAGCGATTGCCGCGCTCTTCTGTTTCTCGTGGAAGAACCTGGCTGCGTTTGTGGTGCTGTACTTCCTCGCCATCAACGTCGGCATCGGTATGTGCTATCACCGCCTGCTGACACACCGCGGATACAAGGTTCCCAAGTGGCTGGAGTACTGCCTGACCATCTGCGGCACACTCGCCCTTGAAGGCGGACCGATCTTCTGGGTAGCGACACACCGCGTCCACCACCAGCTCAGCGACCACGAAGGCGACCCGCACACACCGCATGACGGCACCTGGTGGGCTCATGCCGGCTGGATCATCTCCGGCCGCACCCTGCATACGCACACCGCGATGCTGGCTCGCTACGCTCCTGACCTGACCAAGGACCGTTTCCAGGTCTTCATGTCGAAGTACCACTGGCTCTCGATCGCCACCGCAGCCGCCATCTGCTACGCCATTGGCGGCTGGTCGATGGTGCTTTGGGGCATCTTCCTCCGCACCGTGCTGGGCCTGCACTCGACCTGGCTGGTGAACTCGGCGACGCACCTGTGGGGATCGCGCCGCTTCGAGACGCGTGACGACTCCCGCAATAACTGGTGGGTTGCCCTGCTGACCGGCGGTGAAGGCTGGCACAACAACCATCACGCGCACCCGGTAAGCGCCCGTCACGGCCTGCGCTGGTATGAGTTCGATATCAACTACTACGGCATCTGGGTGCTGGAAAAGCTTGGCCTTGCCAAGAAGGTCCTGATCGCACAGTGGGACCCGCAGGATCCCCGGCCGGCAGGCAGCTAG
- the lptG gene encoding LPS export ABC transporter permease LptG codes for MRILTRYILRELLSHALLGGALFTFVLFMRDLEKILELVVRGSAPLTDVFRIFLYTVPNTLTLTLPMSVLVGVLLGLSRLAADSEVTAMRASGVGVLDFTRIVSIVAVGAFLLGLANSLYLAPRAASALIQIENQLKQSQVSFEVQPRVFYEDFKDYVLYVQDVVPGVGAAQWKNVFLADLAHPASPLITTATEAVVVNGGNQTLRMSMHAGGQHQIAANDPNQYNISTFTDSDLPISAGGSDDTHITRRNTPLLAMPLQELMRADAPDRILRRIELQKRFSYPFACFVLVLVGVPLGLSSRRGGKSTGFVLTILLVFIYYLLSSIGEAVARQGKLPVIVGIWAANLVFALAGILLLWRLSVETIPLGRLAGMGQWIAARLKRGKTHESQAVEAEVLSVDRSARKTIWGFPLLLDDYVMRQFVTNFALVLTSFIALSLIFSFFELVGDIIRNRTPLVTVGDYLLNLIPYMLYNLAPLCALIAVLVTFGALNRTSEITAMKAIGISLYRIAAPVLVLAAVLAALLFTFDEFYLPSANKRQEALRSVIKARPAQTFSRPDRKWITGQTNGGEDPVRIFYYQFFNPDMNSFANLTVFEFHPGTFALQRRIFATSAHWDQSAHQWIFENGWQRTFDKESVATYQPFAVSLFPEIHEQPNYFKKEFVAAQEMSFADLTRYINDLKQSGFDTMRLRVQLNHKIAYPLVTLVMAILAIPFALSMGRKGSLAGIAAAIGLAVAYWVVAGLFEAMGNVNTLPPMLAAWSPDILFAFAGAYLLLRTPT; via the coding sequence GTGCGCATCCTGACCCGCTACATTTTGCGTGAGTTGCTCTCACACGCCCTTCTCGGCGGCGCACTTTTCACCTTCGTGCTTTTCATGCGCGACCTGGAAAAGATTCTTGAGCTGGTCGTGCGCGGTTCGGCGCCGCTGACGGACGTCTTCCGCATCTTTCTCTACACCGTCCCCAATACGCTGACGCTCACGCTGCCCATGTCTGTCCTGGTCGGCGTGCTGCTCGGCCTGTCGCGGCTCGCAGCTGACTCCGAAGTCACAGCGATGCGGGCCAGCGGCGTCGGCGTACTGGACTTCACCCGCATCGTCTCTATCGTCGCGGTCGGAGCCTTTTTGCTTGGACTCGCGAACTCGCTCTATCTCGCACCGCGGGCGGCCTCCGCGCTCATTCAGATTGAGAACCAGCTGAAGCAGTCGCAGGTCAGTTTCGAGGTACAGCCTCGCGTCTTCTATGAAGACTTCAAGGACTACGTCCTCTATGTGCAGGATGTCGTGCCCGGCGTCGGTGCGGCACAGTGGAAAAACGTCTTTCTTGCTGACCTGGCACATCCTGCCTCACCCCTCATCACCACTGCAACCGAAGCGGTCGTGGTCAACGGCGGAAACCAGACCCTCCGCATGAGCATGCATGCGGGCGGTCAACATCAGATCGCCGCCAACGATCCGAACCAGTACAACATCTCGACCTTTACGGACAGCGACCTGCCGATCAGCGCTGGAGGGTCTGACGACACGCACATTACCCGGCGTAATACTCCCTTGCTGGCGATGCCGCTGCAGGAGTTGATGCGCGCCGATGCGCCGGACCGGATCCTGCGGCGTATCGAACTGCAGAAGCGCTTCTCCTATCCCTTCGCCTGTTTTGTGCTGGTTCTGGTGGGTGTGCCCCTTGGCCTGTCGTCGCGCCGTGGCGGTAAGTCGACGGGCTTTGTGCTGACCATCCTTCTCGTCTTCATCTACTACCTGCTCTCTTCCATCGGGGAAGCGGTTGCGCGACAAGGCAAGCTGCCAGTCATAGTAGGGATATGGGCAGCCAATCTCGTCTTTGCGCTCGCAGGCATTCTTCTGCTGTGGAGACTTTCGGTGGAGACGATTCCCCTGGGCCGGCTCGCCGGCATGGGACAGTGGATTGCCGCCCGTCTCAAACGGGGTAAGACGCACGAGTCACAAGCCGTGGAGGCTGAGGTCCTCTCTGTAGACCGCAGCGCACGTAAGACCATCTGGGGCTTCCCTCTGCTGCTGGACGACTACGTGATGCGGCAGTTTGTCACCAACTTTGCCCTGGTGCTCACATCGTTCATAGCGCTTTCCCTGATCTTCAGCTTCTTTGAGCTGGTGGGAGATATCATCCGCAACCGTACGCCGCTTGTTACCGTAGGCGACTACCTGCTGAACCTGATTCCCTACATGCTCTACAACCTTGCTCCGCTGTGTGCCCTCATCGCCGTTCTGGTCACCTTCGGCGCATTGAATCGCACCAGTGAGATCACGGCGATGAAGGCCATCGGCATCTCGCTCTACCGCATTGCGGCGCCGGTCCTCGTGCTCGCAGCAGTGTTGGCTGCACTGCTGTTTACCTTCGACGAGTTCTACCTTCCCTCAGCGAACAAACGTCAGGAGGCCTTGCGTTCGGTCATCAAGGCACGGCCGGCACAAACCTTTTCACGTCCTGACCGGAAATGGATCACCGGTCAGACGAACGGCGGCGAGGATCCTGTCCGAATCTTCTACTACCAGTTCTTCAACCCGGACATGAACTCATTCGCGAACCTGACCGTCTTCGAGTTCCACCCCGGAACCTTCGCACTGCAGCGCCGCATCTTCGCTACCAGCGCACACTGGGATCAGAGCGCCCATCAATGGATCTTTGAGAATGGGTGGCAGCGCACCTTCGACAAAGAGTCTGTCGCTACCTATCAGCCGTTCGCCGTCTCGCTCTTCCCCGAGATCCACGAACAACCCAACTACTTCAAGAAGGAATTTGTCGCGGCTCAGGAGATGTCATTCGCGGATTTGACGCGATACATCAACGACCTGAAACAGTCTGGTTTTGACACCATGCGGTTGCGGGTGCAGTTGAACCACAAGATCGCCTACCCTCTGGTGACCCTGGTGATGGCGATACTGGCAATTCCGTTTGCGCTCTCCATGGGCCGCAAGGGATCACTGGCCGGCATCGCCGCTGCTATCGGCCTGGCTGTCGCCTACTGGGTGGTCGCCGGACTCTTTGAGGCGATGGGCAACGTGAATACTCTGCCGCCGATGCTGGCCGCCTGGTCGCCGGATATCCTGTTCGCCTTCGCCGGGGCTTACCTCCTGCTCCGGACCCCGACCTAA